In Meleagris gallopavo isolate NT-WF06-2002-E0010 breed Aviagen turkey brand Nicholas breeding stock chromosome 2, Turkey_5.1, whole genome shotgun sequence, the following are encoded in one genomic region:
- the LOC104910013 gene encoding uncharacterized protein LOC104910013 has translation MLSHPLDHADRIIICIHYGLVEVEGCWGCSPLACCFLCPYRKRDRGSANTEVIRKILEFGTSTRLHSTQGCRREETVREEPPTRTGTRGSRSKKCSCGSSARGAPLAEDINPCNCRREPTRTHSQSSSCSSLLTTQPSLLGSSVAIFNGEDTVAVLIPEGRDLGLAHHVLLPTSVVHHHGSTEQPCLANHHTHHSQQLHSGVLSVLCRLETGDIAVQCKLRWWQKIMCILIHWLNTVLQRPKNMQLCFLF, from the exons ATGCTATCCCATCCTCTGGATCATGCTGATCGTATCATTATTTGTATTCATTATGGCCTTGTGGAAGTGGAAG GCTGCTGGGGATGCTCCCCTCTtgcttgctgctttctgtgcccatacagaaagagagacagaggaAGTGCCAACACAGAAGTAATCAGGAAAATTCTAGAG TTTGGAACTTCCACACGTCTTCACAGCACACAAGGATGCA GAAGAGAAGAGACTGTGAGAGAAGAACCCCCCACGAGGACAGGGACAAGAGGCAGCAGGTCCAAAAAATGCTCCTGCGGATCATCAGCCAGAGGGGCTCCTTTGGCTGAGGACATCAACCCCTGTAATTGCAGGAGGGAGCCCACCAGGACACACAGTCA gagcagcagctgcagctctctgctcactACTCAGCCATCCTTGCTTGGAAGCTCTGTTGCCATCTTCAACGGAGAGGACACAGTGGCTGTCCTGATCCCTGAAGGCAGGGACCTGGGCCTGGCCCATCATGTTTTGCTGCCAACCTCTGTTGTGCACCATCatggcagcactgagcagccctGCCTCGCCAACCATCACACCCATCACTCACAGCAACTACACAGTGGtgtgctgtcagtgctgtgtAGGCTGGAAACAGGTGACATCGCAGTGCAGTGCAAACTAAGGTGGTGGCAAAAAATTATgtgcattttgatacattggctgAACACTGTCCTGCAAAGACCGAAAAACATgcagttgtgctttctgttttga